A genome region from Candidatus Polarisedimenticolia bacterium includes the following:
- a CDS encoding glycosyltransferase family 39 protein → MDSPLLSTSMDALGRSIGSIRRWSPGREVSILLLGLAAFALALSPGLIETGTPPGWDQSVHLRDSLIYEQMVRHPSALGGGVFADILHGSEEYPLLTPSGYYPPLVPGVTALLYFVAGRSYATAMATQILFLALLILGTWLLGNRLMGTPVGLGAALMLLAAPGVRLNAGEYMLDLPLAAAVVVAAWMLLATDGFLRLDRSLAFGLLSGAGMLIKWTFFLFLALPVIWVLATGGAASRREPHQRSRRWAHFALAVLAGGVVAAPFYLPILPILVMKAVVHAGAAADGVSSPFTLESALFHIEALPRKLFGWPLTVTAAAGIVAFLWRGSKADRGRWLLPCWALVLYAVFTFAVANKQSRYLLPWLPILLLMAAGGLVTLWRRVASGRGWVRLAAGALALVPVTGLAGGWGTGFTGDWNIRPLVERLEKDLAGRSPLPNRTYRLGVIPDMREVNGPTIAYYAARRDLPVAVVQLVNRMKRHVTVEVGLDPFDRGDFYQTFDQYDFMVTKSGVNAVPPWEAVVPRMQAYFEARIASFELLASFREPDGSTLALYGKRGR, encoded by the coding sequence ATGGATTCGCCGCTCCTGTCGACCTCGATGGACGCCCTGGGGCGTTCCATCGGATCGATCCGGCGATGGTCCCCTGGGCGGGAGGTTTCGATCCTGCTGCTGGGGCTGGCGGCGTTCGCCTTGGCCCTCAGCCCCGGACTGATCGAAACGGGGACTCCCCCGGGATGGGATCAATCGGTCCATCTGCGCGACAGTCTGATCTACGAACAGATGGTGCGCCATCCATCGGCGCTGGGAGGCGGCGTGTTCGCGGACATCCTGCACGGCTCGGAGGAGTATCCACTGCTGACTCCATCCGGCTATTACCCACCCCTCGTGCCGGGTGTCACCGCCCTCCTGTACTTCGTGGCGGGGCGTTCCTACGCCACCGCGATGGCGACGCAGATCCTGTTCCTGGCCCTGCTGATTCTCGGCACGTGGCTCCTGGGGAATCGACTGATGGGAACTCCCGTCGGCCTCGGGGCGGCCCTGATGCTTCTGGCCGCACCCGGAGTGCGGCTCAACGCCGGGGAATACATGCTCGATCTTCCCCTGGCCGCCGCGGTGGTGGTCGCGGCCTGGATGCTGCTTGCGACCGACGGCTTCCTCCGGTTGGACAGAAGCCTGGCCTTCGGGCTCCTGTCCGGAGCCGGGATGCTGATCAAATGGACTTTCTTCCTGTTCCTGGCGCTGCCGGTGATCTGGGTCCTCGCCACGGGGGGCGCCGCCTCGCGCCGGGAGCCGCATCAGCGGAGCCGTCGCTGGGCGCATTTCGCCCTGGCGGTCCTGGCCGGCGGCGTGGTCGCGGCCCCGTTCTACCTCCCAATCCTGCCGATCCTCGTGATGAAAGCCGTCGTACACGCGGGGGCGGCGGCGGACGGTGTCTCCTCACCGTTCACGCTCGAGTCCGCGCTCTTCCACATCGAGGCGCTGCCCCGGAAGCTGTTCGGGTGGCCATTGACCGTCACCGCGGCGGCCGGGATCGTCGCCTTCCTGTGGCGTGGTTCTAAAGCGGACCGGGGGAGGTGGCTGCTTCCCTGCTGGGCCCTGGTCCTGTATGCGGTGTTCACCTTCGCCGTGGCCAACAAGCAGTCGCGATATCTGCTCCCCTGGCTGCCGATCCTGCTTCTGATGGCGGCGGGCGGTCTGGTGACTCTCTGGCGCCGGGTCGCATCCGGCCGGGGCTGGGTCCGGTTGGCGGCAGGAGCGCTGGCCCTGGTCCCCGTCACCGGGCTGGCCGGGGGATGGGGGACCGGGTTCACGGGGGACTGGAACATCCGACCGCTGGTCGAACGACTGGAGAAGGACCTCGCCGGCCGGTCCCCGCTCCCGAACAGGACCTACAGGCTGGGAGTGATCCCCGATATGCGCGAGGTGAACGGACCCACGATCGCCTATTACGCGGCCCGACGGGATCTCCCGGTGGCCGTCGTGCAGCTGGTGAACCGGATGAAGCGGCACGTCACGGTGGAGGTGGGACTGGATCCTTTCGACCGGGGGGACTTCTACCAGACCTTCGATCAGTACGACTTCATGGTCACCAAGAGCGGTGTGAACGCGGTTCCACCCTGGGAGGCTGTGGTTCCACGGATGCAGGCCTATTTCGAAGCGCGGATCGCCTCCTTCGAATTGCTGGCGTCCTTCCGGGAGCCCGATGGATCCACGCTGGCCCTCTACGGGAAGAGGGGTCGATGA